From Triticum urartu cultivar G1812 chromosome 2, Tu2.1, whole genome shotgun sequence, a single genomic window includes:
- the LOC125537367 gene encoding uncharacterized protein LOC125537367, whose amino-acid sequence MPGMRSGHLRHVSPVEEGRTSGRSCSTPYLARRIPSWDEDSTRDLKFRLKPNIQLLTTLFDSCPGMCLPPAKRDNGSSKMPCWLQRYIDLAANMGSRSSKTKRRFQQIVTPIATLSWRPRRSPPSHHRGSW is encoded by the exons ATGCCAGGAATGAGGAGCGGACACCTACGTCATGTGTCACCAGTGGAGGAAGGAAG GACATCTGGACGTAGCTGTTCTACTCCTTATTTAGCCAGAAGAATTCCTAGCTGGGACGAAG ATTCAACACGAGATCTAAAGTTCCGCCTGAAGCCAAACATTCAGTTGTTGACAACATTGTTTGATAGTTGTCCAG GGATGTGTCTGCCTCCAGCAAAACGTGACAATGGTTCCAGCAAAATGCCATGCTGGTTGCAGCGTTACATTGATCTTGCAGCAAACATGGGCTCCCGTTCCAGCAAAACAAAACGCCGGTTCCAGCAAATCGTAACGCCAATTGCAACATTGTCGTGGcgtccccgccgttctccaccGTCGCACCACCGCGGCTCGTGGTAG
- the LOC125537366 gene encoding protein TIFY 5-like, which yields MAAASSSARDTAEGWRDGGSVDDGGAEVELSLRLRTGSSSGGAARRSMTIFYDGRVCAVDVTELQAREIITMASQQILTEQQDSSGGGTAVAQCGAHQNPSQPAPQRWAPLLASRPLRQGAGAAAPVTSQAAAAGLSMRRSLQQFLQKRKTRVAAMGSPYAGGRRAMPS from the exons ATGGCGGCGGCGAGTAGCAGCGCGCGGGACACCGCGGAGGGGTGGCGAGATGGGGGAAGCGTCGACGACGGGGGAGCGGAGGTCGAACTGAGCCTGCGGCTTCGGACCGGGagcagcagcggcggcgcggcgaggaggAGCATGACCATATTCTACGATGGCCGGGTGTGCGCCGTCGACGTCACCGAGCTCCAG GCAAGGGAAATCATAACCATGGCGAGCCAACAAATTCTAACCGAGCAGCAggacagcagcggcggcggcactGCAGTGGCACAGTGCGGAGCGCATCAGAATCCAAGCCAGCCGGCGCCGCAACGTTGGGCTCCATTGTTGGCTTCACGCCCGCTTCGTCAGGGAGCAGGGGCTGCTGCGCCGGTCACCAGCCAAGCGGCCGCCGCGGGGCTGTCGATGAGGCGGTCGTTGCAGCAGTTTCTGCAGAAGCGGAAGACAAGGGTCGCCGCCATGGGTTCGCCGTACGCCGGCGGCCGGCGAGCGATGCCCTCCTAG
- the LOC125537363 gene encoding glycolate oxidase 5 has translation MEITNVTEYQAIAKQKLPKMIYDYYASGAEDEWTLQENREAFARILFRPRILIDVSKIDMTTTILGFKLSMPIMISPTAMQKMAHPDGEYATARAASAAGTIMTLSSWATSSVEEVASTGPGIRFFQLYVYKDRKVVEQLVRRAEKAGFKAIALTVDTPRLGRREADIKNRFVLPPNLTLKNFEGLDLGKMDQANDSGLASYVAGQIDRTLSWKDVKWLQSITTMPILVKGVITAEDSRLAVENGAAGIIVSNHGARQLDYVPATISALEEVVKGAGGQIPVFLDGGVRRGTDVFKALALGAAGVFIGRPVVFSLAVAGEAGVSNVLKMLRDEFELTMALSGCNSLADITRNHVVTEADKFGVMPSRL, from the exons ATGGAGATCACCAATGTCACAGAGTACCAGGCCATCGCCAAGCAGAAGCTTCCCAAGATGATCTACGACTACTACGCCTCCGGCGCCGAGGACGAGTGGACGCTCCAGGAGAACAGAGAGGCCTTTGCCAGGATCCT GTTCCGCCCGCGCATTCTCATCGATGTATCCAAAATCGACATGACAACAACTATCCTGGGATTCAAGCTCTCAATGCCTATCATGATTTCCCCCACTGCCATGCAGAAGATGGCTCACCCAGATG GAGAGTATGCGACTGCCCGCGCAGCATCAGCAGCAGGCACTATAATG ACATTGTCGTCCTGGGCTACTTCGAGTGTTGAGGAGGTTGCCTCAACCGGACCAGGAATCCGTTTCTTCCAACTCTAT GTGTACAAAGACAGGAAGGTGGTCGAGCAGCTTGTGAGGAGAGCGGAAAAGGCTGGATTCAAGGCGATAGCGCTCACCGTGGACACCCCGCGACTTGGCCGCAGGGAAGCTGATATCAAGAACAG ATTTGTTTTGCCACCAAATTTGACACTCAAGAACTTTGAAGGTTTGGACCTTGGCAAAATGGACCAG GCTAACGATTCAGGACTAGCTTCATATGTCGCCGGTCAAATCGACCGCACACTGAGCTGGAAG GATGTGAAGTGGCTGCAGTCCATCACCACGATGCCGATCCTGGTGAAAGGAGTGATCACCGCAGAGGACAGCAGGCTCGCCGTGGAGAACGGCGCGGCCGGAATCATCGTGTCCAACCACGGCGCCCGGCAGCTGGACTACGTCCCGGCGACCATCAGCGCCCTGGAAGAGGTCGTGAAGGGTGCTGGCGGGCAGATCCCCGTCTTCCTGGACGGCGGTGTGCGCCGCGGCACCGACGTCTTCAAGGCGCTCGCTCTCGGCGCCGCCGGTGTCTTC ATCGGAAGGCCGGTGGTGTTCTCGCTGGCGGTGGCCGGGGAGGCCGGGGTGAGCAACGTGCTCAAGATGCTGCGCGACGAGTTCGAGCTGACCATGGCGCTCAGCGGCTGCAACTCGCTGGCCGACATCACCCGCAACCACGTCGTCACCGAGGCCGACAAATTCGGCGTCATGCCGTCCCGCTTGTAA
- the LOC125537365 gene encoding peroxisomal membrane protein 13, which translates to MAGAPPKPWERAGAEGTSGPSPFKPPSGGSTSDVVEASGTAKPGETIAATEGNMSANVNNPISRPMPQRPWQQTGYGNSYGGTGYGSNMYSSVGGYGSTYGSGGLYGNSMYSSYGGGGGLYGGSGMYGGGMYNSGMGSSYGGYGMGGMGGMGGMGGMGGMGGMGGMGPYGNPDPNSFGPPAAPPGFWVSFLRVMHGAVSFFGRVAFLVEQNTQAFYLFITAMLQLFDRSGMLYGELARFVLRLLGVRTKSKKGRVQGAEAPAFEGPGQQLFEAPKAANNSWDNVWGN; encoded by the exons ATGGCAG GTGCACCACCAAAACCGTGGGAACGTGCTGGGGCTGAGGGAACATCCGGTCCGTCGCCTTTCAAACCACCATCTGGTGGCAGCACTAGCGATGTCGTCGAAGCTTCTGGTACAGCTAAACCTGGAGAAACCATTGCTGCTACAGAGGGGAACATGTCTGCCAATGTAAATAACCCCATCTCGAGGCCTATGCCCCAACGTCCTTGGCAGCAAACAGGCTATGGAAATTCCTATGGAG GAACAGGATATGGATCCAATATGTATAGTTCGGTTGGTGGATATGGCAGTACTTATGGTAGCGGCGGGCTCTATGGGAATAGCATGTACTCGAGCTATGGAGGCGGTGGCGGCCTCTATGGAGGTTCCGGGATGTATGGGGGAGGCATGTATAACAGTGGGATGGGAAGCTCTTATGGTGGTTATGGTATGGGTGGTATGGGCGGCATGGGTGGTATGGGCGGCATGGGTGGCATGGGCGGCATGGGTGGTATGGGTCCTTACGGCAATCCGGATCCAAATTCATTTGGCCCTCCCGCAGCACCACCGGGTTTCTGGGTGTCCTTCCTACGCGTG ATGCATGGTGCCGTCAGTTTCTTTGGGCGAGTTGCATTTCTTGTTGAACAAAACACACAAGCCTTCTATTTATTCATTACAGCTATGTTGCAG CTCTTTGATCGGTCTGGGATGCTTTACGGTGAGCTTGCGAGATTTGTCTTGCGCCTGCTCGGAGTCCGAACAAAGTCAAAGAAAGGCCGCGTTCAGGGCGCTGAGGCCCCTGCATTCGAGGGACCTGGCCAGCAGCTTTTTGAGGCACCAAAAGCTGCCAACAACTCATGGGACAATGTTTGGGGAAACTAA